The following proteins are co-located in the Carassius auratus strain Wakin chromosome 7, ASM336829v1, whole genome shotgun sequence genome:
- the ccnb2 gene encoding G2/mitotic-specific cyclin-B2 isoform X2 encodes MDIHALRNANNPVFIGGKGGPVNGAGRRPVFGELSNFTHKPVQTKVQPVVPVMRAGQPAVVPVKRAPVQREVPQPAPALPSAGADVSMKEEELCQAFSNTLFPVEDIDEGDADMPQLCPEYVKDIYAYLRCLEGQQSVRPRYMRGYDINGRMRALLVDWLIQVHSRFQLLQETLYMTVAILDRFLQVQPVTRKKLQLVGVTAMLIACKYEEMYVPMVGDFAYIADDAFTKAQIREMEMLILSELNFELGRPLPLHFLRRASKAGNADAEKHTLAKYFLELTLLDYDMVHFNPSETAAAALCLSQLVLDGQKWSPTQQHYSSYDEAHLKPIMQQIAKNVVMVNEGLSKHVTVRKKYSSSRLMKISLLPQLKSSLVKDLAAPLLSSS; translated from the exons ATGGATATTCACGCGTTG CGCAATGCAAACAACCCTGTTTTTATCGGTGGCAAAGGCGGGCCTGTGAACGGTGCAGGGAGGAGGCCCGTGTTTGGCGAACTGTCCAACTTCACCCACAAACCAGTTCAGACCAAG GTCCAACCTGTGGTACCTGTGATGCGAGCCGGCCAGCCAGCTGTTGTACCAGTCAAACGTGCCCCGGTGCAGCGCGAGGTACCCCAGCCTGCCCCAGCGCTGCCCTCTGCAGGAGCTGATGTGAGCATGAAGGAAGAGGAGTTGTGCCAAGCCTTTTCCAACACGCTCTTTCCAGTTGAGGACATCGATGAAGGGGATGCTGACATGCCTCAGCTTTGTCCTGAATATGTGAAGGACATCTATGCGTACCTGCGATGCCTTGAG GGTCAGCAGTCGGTTCGTCCCCGTTATATGCGTGGCTACGATATCAATGGAAGGATGCGTGCTCTCCTGGTTGACTGGCTCATTCAAGTGCACTCGAGATTTCAGCTCCTGCAGGAAACTTTGTACATGACTGTAGCTATCCTTGATCGCTTTCTCCAG GTCCAGCCTGTGACCCGTAAGAAGCTCCAGCTAGTAGGTGTAACTGCAATGCTGATTGCTTGTAAATACGAGGAGATGTATGTGCCAATGGTTGGGGACTTTGCCTACATTGCTGACGATGCCTTCACAAAAGCTCAGATCCGAGAGATGGAGATGCTGATTCTCAGTGAGCTCAACTTTGAGCTCGGACGTCCTCTGCCCCTGCACTTCCTGCGGAGGGCTTCAAAGGCTGGGAAT GCTGATGCTGAGAAGCATACACTTGCGAAATATTTCCTAGAACTGACACTACTTGACTACGACATGGTCCACTTTAACCCTTCGGAGACTGCAGCTGCTGCCCTGTGCCTTTCTCAACTTGTACTTGATGGCCAAAAATGG TCACCAACCCAGCAACACTACTCTTCCTATGATGAGGCTCACCTGAAGCCGATCATGCAGCAGATTGCCAAAAATGTGGTTATGGTCAATGAAGGGCTCTCAAAGCATGTG ACGGTGAGAAAGAAATACTCCAGCAGTAGGCTCATGAAGATCAGCCTTCTTCCCCAGCTGAAGTCGTCACTTGTGAAGGATCTGGCTGCTCCTCTGCTGTCCAGCTCTTGA
- the ccnb2 gene encoding G2/mitotic-specific cyclin-B2 isoform X1: MDIHALRNANNPVFIGGKGGPVNGAGRRPVFGELSNFTHKPVQTKKVQPVVPVMRAGQPAVVPVKRAPVQREVPQPAPALPSAGADVSMKEEELCQAFSNTLFPVEDIDEGDADMPQLCPEYVKDIYAYLRCLEGQQSVRPRYMRGYDINGRMRALLVDWLIQVHSRFQLLQETLYMTVAILDRFLQVQPVTRKKLQLVGVTAMLIACKYEEMYVPMVGDFAYIADDAFTKAQIREMEMLILSELNFELGRPLPLHFLRRASKAGNADAEKHTLAKYFLELTLLDYDMVHFNPSETAAAALCLSQLVLDGQKWSPTQQHYSSYDEAHLKPIMQQIAKNVVMVNEGLSKHVTVRKKYSSSRLMKISLLPQLKSSLVKDLAAPLLSSS; the protein is encoded by the exons ATGGATATTCACGCGTTG CGCAATGCAAACAACCCTGTTTTTATCGGTGGCAAAGGCGGGCCTGTGAACGGTGCAGGGAGGAGGCCCGTGTTTGGCGAACTGTCCAACTTCACCCACAAACCAGTTCAGACCAAG AAGGTCCAACCTGTGGTACCTGTGATGCGAGCCGGCCAGCCAGCTGTTGTACCAGTCAAACGTGCCCCGGTGCAGCGCGAGGTACCCCAGCCTGCCCCAGCGCTGCCCTCTGCAGGAGCTGATGTGAGCATGAAGGAAGAGGAGTTGTGCCAAGCCTTTTCCAACACGCTCTTTCCAGTTGAGGACATCGATGAAGGGGATGCTGACATGCCTCAGCTTTGTCCTGAATATGTGAAGGACATCTATGCGTACCTGCGATGCCTTGAG GGTCAGCAGTCGGTTCGTCCCCGTTATATGCGTGGCTACGATATCAATGGAAGGATGCGTGCTCTCCTGGTTGACTGGCTCATTCAAGTGCACTCGAGATTTCAGCTCCTGCAGGAAACTTTGTACATGACTGTAGCTATCCTTGATCGCTTTCTCCAG GTCCAGCCTGTGACCCGTAAGAAGCTCCAGCTAGTAGGTGTAACTGCAATGCTGATTGCTTGTAAATACGAGGAGATGTATGTGCCAATGGTTGGGGACTTTGCCTACATTGCTGACGATGCCTTCACAAAAGCTCAGATCCGAGAGATGGAGATGCTGATTCTCAGTGAGCTCAACTTTGAGCTCGGACGTCCTCTGCCCCTGCACTTCCTGCGGAGGGCTTCAAAGGCTGGGAAT GCTGATGCTGAGAAGCATACACTTGCGAAATATTTCCTAGAACTGACACTACTTGACTACGACATGGTCCACTTTAACCCTTCGGAGACTGCAGCTGCTGCCCTGTGCCTTTCTCAACTTGTACTTGATGGCCAAAAATGG TCACCAACCCAGCAACACTACTCTTCCTATGATGAGGCTCACCTGAAGCCGATCATGCAGCAGATTGCCAAAAATGTGGTTATGGTCAATGAAGGGCTCTCAAAGCATGTG ACGGTGAGAAAGAAATACTCCAGCAGTAGGCTCATGAAGATCAGCCTTCTTCCCCAGCTGAAGTCGTCACTTGTGAAGGATCTGGCTGCTCCTCTGCTGTCCAGCTCTTGA